Proteins from one Pseudarthrobacter sp. BIM B-2242 genomic window:
- a CDS encoding NAD(P)(+) transhydrogenase (Re/Si-specific) subunit beta, which produces MSLLDPVWTSLLYLAAAVFFILALRGLSSPRTARRGNLIGAFGALLAVVTVFLSARLENIPWIIGAIAVGTAVAAPVARRVKMTQMPQLVALFNGVGGGAAALVALLELGHNADPWVRLAIVFTLLVGAVSFAGSGVTFAKLQELMTTRPVVFPGLPVVMAAVLLAAVGTAVAVVLTGSLALAVLLMVLGLAAGALLVLPVGGADVPIVISLLNAFTGLAVAASGVVLDNVLLVVAGTLVGASGTILTRAMAAAMGRSVAGILFGAFKGGSTAGSTAVSERPVRSSSAEDVAVLLGYAQRVIIVPGYGLAVAQGQHTAAELAQALEARGIDVDFAIHPVAGRMPGHMNVLLAEANVPYESLKEMGEINSEFRTADVALVVGANDVVNPAAKTSSGSPIYGMPILEVSDARQVIFLKRSMRPGFAGIENELLYEPQTSLLFGDAKDSLAKVLGAVKAL; this is translated from the coding sequence GTGAGCCTCCTCGACCCGGTCTGGACCTCCCTGCTCTACCTCGCCGCCGCCGTCTTTTTCATCCTGGCCCTCCGCGGCCTCAGCTCACCGCGTACGGCACGGCGCGGCAACCTGATCGGCGCTTTCGGTGCGCTGCTCGCCGTCGTAACCGTCTTCCTGTCCGCCCGGCTGGAGAACATCCCCTGGATCATCGGCGCCATCGCGGTGGGCACCGCCGTGGCCGCCCCGGTGGCCCGGCGCGTGAAAATGACCCAGATGCCGCAGCTGGTGGCGCTGTTCAACGGCGTTGGCGGCGGTGCTGCCGCTCTCGTGGCGCTCCTGGAGCTCGGGCACAATGCAGATCCCTGGGTCCGCCTGGCCATCGTGTTCACCCTCCTGGTGGGTGCCGTGTCCTTCGCCGGCTCCGGGGTCACCTTCGCCAAGCTCCAGGAACTTATGACCACCCGCCCGGTGGTGTTCCCCGGGCTCCCCGTGGTGATGGCGGCGGTCCTGCTCGCCGCGGTGGGCACCGCCGTCGCCGTTGTCCTCACGGGTTCCCTGGCGCTCGCGGTCCTGCTGATGGTGCTGGGCCTCGCCGCCGGCGCGCTGCTGGTGCTGCCGGTGGGCGGGGCCGACGTGCCCATCGTCATTTCGCTCCTGAACGCCTTCACCGGCCTGGCGGTAGCCGCGTCCGGCGTGGTGCTGGACAACGTCCTCCTGGTGGTCGCGGGCACGCTGGTGGGCGCCTCCGGTACCATCCTGACGCGTGCCATGGCCGCGGCGATGGGCCGCAGTGTGGCGGGCATCCTGTTCGGCGCCTTCAAGGGAGGCTCGACGGCGGGGTCCACCGCCGTGAGCGAACGTCCGGTCAGATCCTCCAGCGCTGAGGACGTGGCAGTGCTCCTGGGCTACGCCCAGAGGGTCATCATCGTGCCCGGCTACGGCCTCGCCGTGGCACAGGGCCAGCACACCGCCGCCGAACTCGCGCAGGCCCTGGAAGCCCGCGGGATCGACGTCGACTTTGCCATCCACCCCGTGGCCGGCCGGATGCCGGGGCACATGAACGTGCTGCTGGCCGAGGCGAACGTGCCGTACGAGTCGCTCAAGGAAATGGGCGAGATCAACTCCGAATTCCGGACCGCGGACGTGGCACTGGTGGTGGGCGCCAACGATGTGGTGAACCCGGCCGCGAAGACCTCGTCCGGCTCGCCCATCTACGGCATGCCCATCCTGGAAGTGTCCGATGCGCGCCAGGTCATCTTCCTGAAGCGCTCAATGCGGCCCGGATTCGCCGGCATTGAGAACGAGCTCCTGTACGAACCGCAGACGTCCCTGCTCTTCGGCGACGCCAAAGATTCACTCGCCAAGGTGCTCGGAGCCGTGAAAGCGCTGTAG
- a CDS encoding NAD(P) transhydrogenase subunit alpha, whose protein sequence is MDGMSLLTVTVLAVFVGFEVVSKVSSTLHTPLMSGANAIHGIILVGAIIVAGQAADPWVLAIALLAVVLATANLVGGFVVTDRMLHMFHARKETVREDGK, encoded by the coding sequence ATGGACGGCATGAGCCTGCTGACAGTCACCGTGCTGGCGGTGTTTGTGGGCTTCGAGGTGGTTTCCAAGGTCTCCAGCACCCTGCACACACCCCTGATGTCCGGTGCCAACGCCATCCACGGCATCATCCTGGTGGGTGCCATCATCGTAGCCGGCCAGGCCGCCGACCCTTGGGTCCTGGCCATTGCGCTGCTGGCCGTGGTGCTGGCCACCGCCAACCTGGTGGGCGGCTTTGTGGTCACGGACAGGATGCTGCACATGTTCCACGCCCGGAAGGAAACTGTCAGGGAGGACGGAAAGTGA
- a CDS encoding Re/Si-specific NAD(P)(+) transhydrogenase subunit alpha, with the protein MKLGIPRERHEGERRVAATPETVKQLAGLGLEVLIEAGAGAAAGHSDHEYDHAGARIVPALQHADLDILVHVRPLEPATAAALKKGAVTVGLASPSSELATVQALAEAGVTSFALELVPRISRAQSMDALSSQALVAGYRCVLEAAIRFPRFFPLYMTAAGTVPPARVLVLGAGVAGLQAIGTAKRLGARVSANDIRPASADEVASMGGTFIKLDLETAEASGGYARELSADRGALQRELLAPHIAQADVLITTAAVPGRRAPLLVSHQMVQGMRPGSVVVDLAAESGGNVEGAVPGEDILVPTADGQGYVTLVGLKDAPSAMASDASRLYAKNVANLLALMVRDGTVAPDFDDDVIAGACLTHDGGVRHAPTAEALAALIPALPDHEPRVRDDALQDDAVRGTRVRNEGGI; encoded by the coding sequence TTGAAACTGGGCATACCGCGGGAACGGCATGAGGGTGAACGCCGTGTTGCCGCCACACCGGAAACCGTCAAGCAACTGGCGGGGCTTGGCCTCGAGGTCCTGATCGAGGCGGGCGCGGGGGCCGCCGCCGGCCATTCCGACCACGAATATGATCACGCCGGCGCCCGGATTGTCCCGGCGCTCCAGCACGCTGACCTGGACATCCTCGTCCACGTCCGTCCCCTGGAACCCGCGACGGCGGCAGCCCTGAAAAAGGGCGCGGTCACCGTGGGCCTGGCCTCGCCGTCGTCCGAGCTGGCCACGGTACAGGCGCTCGCCGAGGCCGGCGTCACCTCCTTCGCCCTGGAGCTGGTGCCCCGCATCTCCCGCGCCCAGTCCATGGATGCCCTCAGCTCCCAGGCCCTGGTGGCCGGCTACCGCTGTGTGCTGGAGGCCGCCATCCGGTTCCCCCGGTTCTTCCCGCTCTACATGACGGCGGCAGGCACCGTCCCGCCCGCCCGCGTCCTGGTACTTGGTGCCGGCGTGGCCGGACTGCAGGCCATCGGCACCGCCAAACGGCTCGGTGCGCGCGTCTCCGCTAACGACATCCGGCCCGCCTCCGCCGACGAAGTGGCGTCCATGGGCGGCACATTCATCAAACTGGACCTGGAAACGGCCGAGGCGTCCGGCGGCTATGCCCGCGAACTCAGTGCCGACCGCGGTGCCCTCCAGCGCGAACTCCTCGCCCCCCACATCGCCCAGGCAGATGTGCTGATCACGACGGCGGCCGTCCCCGGCAGGCGCGCCCCGCTCCTGGTGAGCCACCAGATGGTACAGGGCATGCGCCCCGGTTCCGTCGTCGTCGATCTCGCCGCTGAGTCCGGCGGCAACGTGGAGGGTGCCGTCCCGGGCGAGGACATCCTGGTGCCCACCGCCGACGGCCAGGGCTACGTCACCCTGGTGGGGCTGAAGGACGCGCCGTCCGCCATGGCCTCGGACGCGTCCCGGCTCTACGCCAAAAACGTGGCCAACCTGCTCGCCCTGATGGTCCGCGACGGCACGGTGGCGCCAGATTTCGACGACGACGTGATCGCCGGTGCCTGCCTCACGCACGACGGCGGGGTGCGGCATGCGCCGACGGCCGAGGCTCTGGCGGCGCTGATCCCCGCCCTGCCGGACCATGAGCCGAGAGTGCGGGACGACGCGCTGCAAGATGATGCTGTGCGGGGCACCAGGGTACGGAACGAGGGGGGAATCTGA
- a CDS encoding IclR family transcriptional regulator C-terminal domain-containing protein → MTNAPAAARTAPQASDQYVQSLARGLAVIRAFDNDHPVMTLTEVAARTGLTRATARRFLHTLVELDYVRTDGKTFALTAKVLQLGYAYLSGLSLPQLAQPHLEELSLKLGESTSAAVLDGTDIAYIARVTTRRIMNVGITVGTRFPAYATSMGRVLLAALPPAALKEYLAAAEIKPLTPRALASVPELLAVLETVREQGWCLLDQELEPGLMSVAAPVYDGLAKVVAAANVSLQAQSVADQADPQAYLAAVAREIVATAKLISADLTARG, encoded by the coding sequence ATGACCAACGCGCCAGCAGCTGCACGCACCGCTCCCCAGGCGAGCGATCAGTACGTGCAGTCGCTGGCGCGGGGGCTCGCTGTCATCCGTGCCTTCGACAACGACCATCCCGTCATGACCCTCACAGAGGTGGCGGCCCGGACGGGCCTCACCAGGGCCACGGCGCGCCGGTTCCTGCACACCCTCGTTGAGCTGGACTACGTCCGGACGGACGGCAAGACGTTCGCGCTCACGGCCAAGGTCCTCCAGCTCGGCTACGCCTACCTCTCCGGGCTGTCCCTGCCCCAGCTGGCCCAGCCGCACCTGGAGGAACTGTCCCTCAAACTGGGCGAATCCACCTCCGCGGCGGTCCTGGACGGGACGGACATCGCCTACATCGCCCGGGTGACCACACGCCGGATCATGAACGTCGGCATCACGGTGGGCACCCGGTTCCCCGCCTACGCCACGTCCATGGGCCGGGTGCTGTTGGCTGCCCTGCCGCCGGCTGCACTCAAGGAGTACCTGGCCGCCGCGGAGATCAAGCCGCTGACGCCGCGTGCCCTGGCATCGGTTCCGGAGCTGCTGGCGGTGCTGGAAACGGTCCGGGAGCAGGGCTGGTGCCTGCTGGACCAGGAGCTCGAGCCGGGCCTGATGTCCGTGGCGGCACCGGTCTACGACGGGCTGGCCAAGGTGGTGGCGGCAGCCAACGTCTCGCTGCAGGCCCAGTCTGTGGCGGACCAGGCGGACCCGCAGGCGTACCTGGCCGCGGTTGCCCGGGAAATTGTGGCGACGGCGAAGCTGATTTCGGCCGACCTGACCGCGCGCGGGTAG
- a CDS encoding 3-oxoacid CoA-transferase subunit B, with the protein MSTATSIQTSDKPLGRDALAELVARDIKPGSFVNLGIGQPTLVSNYLKPEQNITLHTENGMLGMGPVAEGDQIDGDLINAGKIPVTELPGASYFHHADSFAIMRGGHLDICVLGAFQVSATGDLANWHTGAPDAIPAVGGAMDLATGAKDVFVMMTLLTREGASKIVEACTYPLTGVGCVTRVYTDKAVFLTGPDGVTVRETFGCTLEELQELVPVPLKTAA; encoded by the coding sequence ATGAGCACCGCAACTTCCATCCAGACCAGTGACAAGCCCCTGGGCCGCGACGCCCTCGCCGAACTCGTGGCCCGCGACATCAAGCCCGGCTCCTTCGTGAACCTCGGCATCGGCCAGCCCACCCTGGTGTCCAACTACCTCAAGCCGGAGCAGAACATCACGCTCCATACCGAGAACGGCATGCTGGGCATGGGTCCGGTAGCCGAGGGTGACCAGATCGACGGCGACCTCATCAACGCCGGCAAGATCCCCGTCACCGAACTGCCGGGTGCGTCCTACTTCCACCACGCCGACTCGTTCGCGATCATGCGCGGCGGGCACCTGGACATCTGCGTGCTCGGCGCGTTCCAGGTCTCGGCCACCGGTGACCTCGCCAACTGGCACACCGGCGCCCCGGATGCCATCCCCGCCGTGGGCGGCGCGATGGACCTGGCCACCGGCGCCAAGGACGTCTTTGTGATGATGACTTTGTTGACCAGGGAAGGGGCGTCCAAGATCGTGGAAGCGTGCACCTACCCCCTCACCGGCGTCGGCTGCGTGACCCGTGTGTACACCGACAAGGCCGTCTTCCTGACCGGACCCGACGGCGTCACAGTCCGCGAGACGTTCGGCTGCACCTTGGAGGAACTCCAGGAACTCGTGCCCGTCCCGCTCAAGACCGCAGCCTAG
- a CDS encoding 3-oxoacid CoA-transferase subunit A yields MLTFVDTVNEAVAGIKDGSTVMIGGFGNAGQPFELIDALMDCGAKDLTVVNNNAGQGDQGLALLIKEGRVKKMICSFPRQSDSWHFDAKYHAGEIELELVPQGNLAERIRAAGAGIGGFFTPTGYGTMLAEGKETRIIDGRGQVFETPIHADVALVKALKADGVGNLVYRKTARNFGPIMAAAAKHTVVQVSEIVPTGGLDPENVVTPGIYVNSIVKVA; encoded by the coding sequence ATGCTGACATTTGTAGACACCGTCAACGAGGCCGTCGCCGGCATCAAGGACGGCTCCACCGTGATGATCGGCGGGTTCGGCAACGCCGGGCAGCCGTTCGAACTGATCGACGCGCTGATGGACTGCGGCGCCAAGGACCTGACCGTGGTCAACAACAACGCCGGCCAGGGCGATCAGGGCCTCGCGCTGCTGATCAAGGAAGGCCGGGTGAAGAAGATGATCTGCTCCTTCCCGCGGCAGTCCGACTCCTGGCACTTTGACGCCAAGTACCACGCCGGCGAAATCGAGCTGGAACTCGTCCCGCAGGGCAACCTGGCCGAACGCATCCGTGCCGCCGGGGCCGGCATCGGCGGGTTCTTCACCCCCACCGGCTACGGCACCATGCTGGCCGAGGGCAAGGAAACCCGCATCATCGATGGCCGCGGCCAGGTTTTCGAGACCCCGATCCACGCCGACGTCGCGCTGGTCAAGGCATTGAAGGCCGACGGCGTGGGGAACCTCGTGTACCGCAAAACCGCCCGGAACTTCGGCCCCATCATGGCCGCCGCCGCCAAGCACACCGTGGTCCAGGTGTCCGAGATCGTCCCCACCGGCGGACTCGACCCGGAAAACGTGGTCACCCCCGGAATCTACGTCAACAGCATCGTGAAGGTGGCCTGA